TTTGATCAAGTGGACGTCCTTCTCGAATATCAGCATCTAAGAACAGAAGTGAACCATCGACTGATCTTCCCAGCGAAAGTGCAGTTTGTTGATGTTCCCGAATAACAACGGCAACATGGCCTGCTGTCGTGCTCATTTTGTCGGTATACAGGGTAGTTACCTGATCTGAGAACGTGTTTCGGTCTTGGTCTGATAATGTAAGTGTGGTATCAAACTTAAGCAGAGGCATACACCATAATTAGGCGGAGTCCTTTTTCCTA
This portion of the Salinarchaeum sp. IM2453 genome encodes:
- a CDS encoding tautomerase family protein; this encodes MPLLKFDTTLTLSDQDRNTFSDQVTTLYTDKMSTTAGHVAVVIREHQQTALSLGRSVDGSLLFLDADIREGRPLDQKREFALAVMELAEQQLGLPEENMKVVFTEHEGEMMMGKHRIGTAWSANDNE